A DNA window from Maribellus comscasis contains the following coding sequences:
- a CDS encoding carbohydrate binding family 9 domain-containing protein yields MKKIILTTSVIVFTLNTLLAQKVIKAIRIETPPEIDGFVNEEVWNQAFAVDEFYQREPNEGEAVTEKTIFYTCYDENNIYFAVKCWDDPDKITAKEMARDVSLGNDDRIQIILDTYLDRRNGYWFQVGPRGSIGDAIVSENGAAFNKQWDGLWEGKAKILDYGWEAELAIPFKTLGFDKNNTQWGIKFIRNIVNKLETDYWPEANLNTHKFQVSDAGILDGLENITQGIGLDISPYIVTGLDTKKGEKSDPKLTGGVDLFYQITPSLKSSLTINTDFAETEVDDRQINLTRFSLHFPEKRDFFLDGANYFQFGIEGDRESPVAQKIIPFFSRRMGLDENGSPIPINVGAKLTGQVDNWNIGLMHINDDRETGTNNFSVARVTRNLGKQSSVGVIGTYGNSMGGETNLLTGADLKLSTSTFQGNKNVSFFLFGLKSNTKDVEDADATWGAQFVYPNDLIKTRLGYHEIGKNFIAGMGFIPRTNIRETYGELEIGPRPNKWGIMQIQFGGEFSYITNLETNDPETREFKIKPLGLRFLSGEELSYSLINQYEMLTEDFNIFEDFVIPQGNYEWWYHIFELETKGARNIWGEASYGFGDFYTGYRKDIVLEANWKVAVPFFVGGAITRNDVDLPDGNFTANIYQVNANILFSPDITLYNYLQYDNASKSIGWQSRFQWILKPGNEIILAWNSNFLKPAEKFFMDESAIRLKLKYNIRF; encoded by the coding sequence TTGAAAAAAATAATATTAACAACTTCGGTCATTGTTTTTACCCTAAACACCTTATTAGCACAAAAAGTTATAAAAGCCATTCGCATTGAAACTCCGCCGGAAATTGACGGTTTTGTAAACGAAGAGGTCTGGAATCAGGCTTTTGCAGTTGATGAATTTTATCAAAGAGAGCCAAACGAAGGAGAAGCTGTAACCGAAAAAACAATTTTTTATACCTGTTACGATGAAAACAACATTTATTTTGCGGTAAAATGCTGGGACGATCCGGATAAAATTACAGCCAAAGAAATGGCACGTGATGTAAGTCTGGGAAATGATGACCGTATTCAGATTATCCTGGACACATATCTCGACCGCAGAAACGGCTATTGGTTTCAAGTTGGGCCGCGAGGCTCGATTGGAGATGCCATTGTAAGTGAAAATGGAGCAGCATTTAACAAGCAGTGGGATGGTTTATGGGAAGGCAAAGCGAAAATTCTGGATTACGGCTGGGAAGCAGAGCTTGCTATCCCGTTTAAAACCCTCGGGTTCGACAAAAATAACACACAATGGGGAATTAAATTTATTCGAAACATCGTAAACAAACTGGAAACCGACTACTGGCCGGAAGCAAATCTCAATACACATAAATTTCAAGTCTCAGATGCAGGCATTTTAGATGGCCTGGAGAATATTACACAGGGAATTGGCCTTGATATTTCACCCTATATTGTTACAGGCCTAGACACAAAAAAAGGAGAAAAAAGTGATCCAAAACTTACTGGTGGTGTTGACCTTTTTTACCAGATTACACCAAGCTTAAAATCATCATTAACCATTAATACCGATTTTGCTGAAACCGAAGTTGACGACCGCCAGATCAATCTTACGCGTTTTAGCCTTCACTTTCCTGAAAAAAGGGATTTCTTCCTGGACGGAGCCAATTATTTTCAATTTGGTATTGAAGGCGATCGGGAAAGCCCCGTGGCACAAAAGATTATTCCTTTCTTTTCGCGCCGGATGGGTTTGGATGAAAATGGTTCGCCAATTCCCATTAATGTAGGAGCAAAACTTACAGGACAGGTCGACAACTGGAACATTGGGCTGATGCATATTAATGATGACAGGGAAACCGGAACAAACAATTTTTCGGTTGCTCGTGTCACACGAAATTTAGGAAAACAGTCGTCGGTAGGAGTTATTGGAACCTATGGTAATTCTATGGGAGGGGAAACCAATCTTCTTACAGGAGCCGACCTCAAACTGTCGACATCCACTTTTCAGGGAAATAAAAATGTTTCCTTTTTTCTTTTTGGATTGAAATCAAACACCAAGGATGTGGAAGATGCAGATGCAACCTGGGGGGCACAATTTGTTTATCCCAACGACCTGATTAAAACCAGGTTGGGATACCACGAAATTGGCAAAAACTTTATAGCGGGTATGGGATTTATACCGCGTACCAATATCAGAGAAACATATGGAGAACTTGAAATAGGGCCGCGCCCCAACAAATGGGGAATTATGCAAATTCAGTTTGGAGGCGAATTTAGCTACATCACAAATCTTGAAACCAATGACCCTGAAACAAGGGAATTCAAAATTAAACCTTTAGGGCTTCGCTTTCTTTCCGGTGAAGAACTCAGCTATTCACTGATTAATCAGTACGAGATGCTTACTGAAGATTTTAATATTTTTGAAGATTTTGTGATTCCACAGGGAAATTATGAATGGTGGTACCATATTTTTGAATTGGAAACCAAAGGAGCCAGAAATATCTGGGGAGAAGCCAGCTATGGTTTTGGCGACTTTTACACGGGCTACAGAAAAGATATCGTTTTAGAAGCGAACTGGAAAGTTGCTGTGCCCTTTTTTGTTGGTGGAGCAATTACCAGAAACGACGTTGATTTGCCGGATGGAAATTTCACTGCCAACATATACCAGGTAAATGCCAATATTTTATTTAGCCCCGACATTACTTTATATAACTATCTCCAGTATGATAATGCCAGTAAAAGCATCGGATGGCAATCCCGTTTTCAATGGATTTTAAAGCCGGGAAACGAGATTATCCTGGCCTGGAATTCAAATTTTTTAAAACCTGCTGAGAAATTTTTTATGGACGAAAGCGCAATTCGCTTAAAATTGAAGTACAATATTCGATTTTAA
- the rho gene encoding transcription termination factor Rho yields the protein MYDILELNKKLVPELREIAKELNIKRVESYKKQDLVYKILDTQAIQEAEKKEQKSSGKSQNKEEKSIKNILRKKPENKEEKDSAPKENQRGKRPRRERVEPVVKHEKVAHAKKKQEKKDPQVQSRQDQIKAIIKGFNREKGPSSDVEQEKKVEQPQQQKPQQPKQQEQKPEEKKFEVKVQKDTNKKEEPQKQQQKTNEAKSKSQDQSKQQKPEKKQNNGHNNSYHKNKAYEFEGIVTNTGVLEILQDGYGFLRSSDYNYLNSPDDIYVSQSQIKLFGLKTGDTVKGTIRPPKEGEKYFPLIKVLEINGRSPGYIRDRVPFDHLTPLFPDEKFELTGNGHDNISTRIVDMFAPIGKGQRGLIVAQPKTGKTVLLKEIANAIAANHPEVYMIVLLIDERPEEVTDMARSVNAEVISSTFDEPADKHVKVANIVLEKAKRMVECGHDVVILLDSITRLARAYNTVQPASGKVLSGGVDANALHKPKRFFGAARNIEEGGSLTILSTALTETGSKMDDVIFEEFKGTGNMELQLDRKLSNKRIFPSVDIPTSSTRREDLLFQKHVLDKLWILRNYLGDMNSLEAMEFMKTRLMRAKSVEEFLASMNDG from the coding sequence ATGTACGATATTTTAGAATTAAACAAGAAACTCGTTCCAGAGTTACGTGAGATCGCGAAAGAACTCAATATTAAAAGAGTGGAATCTTACAAAAAACAGGATCTGGTATACAAAATACTGGACACACAAGCTATACAGGAGGCAGAGAAAAAAGAACAAAAGTCTTCAGGTAAAAGCCAAAACAAAGAAGAAAAATCAATAAAAAACATTTTGCGGAAGAAGCCTGAAAATAAGGAAGAAAAAGACTCGGCGCCAAAAGAAAATCAAAGAGGGAAACGCCCTCGCCGCGAAAGAGTTGAACCGGTTGTAAAGCATGAAAAAGTAGCTCATGCTAAAAAGAAACAGGAGAAAAAAGATCCACAGGTTCAATCCAGACAGGATCAAATAAAAGCGATAATTAAAGGTTTTAACCGTGAAAAAGGCCCTTCCAGCGACGTTGAACAGGAAAAAAAGGTCGAACAACCACAGCAGCAAAAACCACAACAGCCCAAACAGCAGGAACAAAAACCTGAGGAGAAAAAATTCGAGGTAAAAGTTCAGAAAGACACAAATAAAAAAGAAGAACCTCAAAAACAGCAACAGAAAACAAACGAGGCGAAATCAAAATCACAAGATCAATCCAAACAACAAAAACCTGAGAAAAAACAAAATAACGGTCATAACAACAGCTACCATAAAAATAAAGCCTACGAATTTGAAGGTATTGTTACAAACACCGGTGTTTTGGAGATTCTTCAGGATGGCTATGGTTTTTTACGGTCTTCAGATTATAACTATTTGAATTCGCCTGATGACATTTATGTATCCCAGTCACAAATCAAACTGTTTGGATTAAAAACAGGCGACACGGTAAAAGGTACTATTCGTCCTCCCAAGGAAGGAGAAAAATATTTTCCATTAATAAAAGTTTTGGAAATTAACGGAAGAAGTCCGGGCTATATCCGCGACAGAGTGCCCTTTGACCATCTTACTCCACTTTTCCCTGATGAAAAATTTGAACTGACAGGAAACGGTCATGACAATATTTCAACCCGAATTGTCGACATGTTTGCTCCAATTGGGAAAGGACAACGTGGACTAATTGTTGCTCAGCCCAAAACTGGTAAAACTGTTCTTTTAAAGGAAATTGCCAATGCAATTGCAGCCAATCATCCCGAAGTTTATATGATTGTTTTGCTTATTGATGAACGTCCGGAAGAAGTTACAGATATGGCACGAAGCGTAAATGCCGAAGTAATCTCTTCAACATTTGATGAGCCTGCAGATAAACACGTAAAAGTGGCCAATATCGTTCTTGAGAAAGCAAAAAGGATGGTTGAATGCGGACATGATGTTGTAATTCTTCTCGACTCAATTACTCGTTTGGCCCGTGCTTATAATACAGTACAACCAGCCTCGGGAAAAGTACTTTCGGGAGGTGTGGATGCCAATGCTTTGCATAAGCCGAAGCGTTTCTTTGGTGCAGCAAGAAATATCGAAGAAGGTGGTTCATTAACCATTTTGTCTACTGCTCTTACTGAAACCGGTTCAAAAATGGATGATGTTATTTTTGAAGAATTTAAAGGAACCGGTAATATGGAGTTGCAACTTGACAGGAAACTTTCGAACAAACGAATTTTCCCTTCTGTGGATATTCCAACATCCAGCACACGAAGAGAAGATCTATTGTTCCAAAAACATGTATTAGACAAACTTTGGATATTGCGTAATTATCTTGGAGATATGAATTCACTGGAAGCCATGGAATTTATGAAAACCAGATTAATGCGTGCAAAATCAGTTGAGGAGTTTTTAGCTTCAATGAACGACGGATAA
- a CDS encoding ATP-binding protein has translation MEYFQHTHKSLLESSKKTIKRELANNIEWSNRLIAIKGFRGVGKTTFLLDYLKKYFADDNSALYINLNNFYFTKRKISSFADEFTKRGGKILLLDQIQKYPEWSSDLRKCIDDIPDLKIIFTSSPVLRIAEGNPDLNGIAKIYHLEGLSFREYLNYQTGSNFHFYSLAEIVDHHVEIAKEIVTQVRPLAYFDDYLKNGYFPYSIDNPNFYMNTLLKNVNLALEIDVPYINQIELKYLPKLRKLLHIIAAETPFTPNVSKLASAVKTSRATIMNYLKYLKNAKLIQLLYSNGDDDQMKKPDMVYMHNTNLLYAISPDNTDNLNLRHTFFYNQVGYNYKLKSSAKGDFCINGKYHFIVGGRKLEPTSDVYAASDVIEIGEGKKIPLWLFGFLY, from the coding sequence TTGGAATATTTTCAACATACACATAAATCATTACTGGAAAGCTCTAAAAAGACGATTAAAAGAGAGCTGGCAAATAACATTGAATGGAGCAACCGGTTGATAGCTATAAAAGGTTTTAGAGGGGTTGGTAAAACCACTTTTCTTCTTGATTACCTAAAAAAATATTTCGCGGATGATAATTCGGCGCTTTATATCAACCTTAATAACTTTTATTTTACAAAACGAAAAATCAGTTCGTTTGCCGATGAATTTACCAAAAGAGGAGGAAAAATTCTCTTGCTTGATCAAATTCAAAAGTACCCGGAGTGGTCGTCCGATTTAAGAAAGTGTATTGATGATATACCTGACTTAAAAATTATTTTTACAAGCTCACCTGTATTAAGAATTGCAGAAGGTAATCCGGATTTAAACGGGATAGCAAAAATTTACCATTTGGAAGGTTTATCATTTCGGGAGTATCTAAACTACCAAACCGGGAGCAATTTTCATTTTTATTCACTTGCTGAGATTGTTGACCACCACGTTGAAATTGCAAAGGAAATTGTAACACAGGTAAGACCTCTGGCTTATTTTGACGACTATTTAAAAAACGGCTATTTCCCATATTCAATTGACAACCCCAATTTTTACATGAATACGCTTCTTAAAAACGTTAATCTGGCGCTGGAAATTGACGTCCCGTATATTAACCAGATTGAACTGAAATATTTACCAAAACTTAGAAAACTGTTGCATATCATAGCCGCAGAAACTCCATTTACACCGAATGTTAGTAAATTGGCATCCGCCGTAAAAACATCAAGGGCTACAATAATGAATTACCTTAAGTATTTAAAAAATGCAAAGCTGATTCAATTATTATATTCAAACGGAGACGATGACCAGATGAAAAAGCCGGATATGGTATACATGCACAATACAAATCTCTTGTATGCCATTTCACCGGACAATACAGATAATTTGAATTTAAGGCATACGTTCTTTTACAACCAGGTGGGATATAACTACAAATTAAAAAGTTCGGCAAAGGGAGATTTCTGCATCAATGGCAAATATCATTTTATTGTCGGAGGAAGAAAGTTAGAACCTACTTCCGATGTATACGCAGCATCTGATGTAATTGAGATTGGAGAAGGTAAAAAAATTCCCTTGTGGCTTTTTGGCTTTTTATATTGA
- the nifJ gene encoding pyruvate:ferredoxin (flavodoxin) oxidoreductase, with protein MAKQKKFITCDGNYAAAYMSYMFSEVACIYPITPSSTMAEYVDEWAAFGKKNMFGRPVRLAEMQSEGGAAGAVHGALQSGALTSTYTASQGLLLMIPNMYKIAGELLPTVFHVSARALAGHALSIFGDHSDIYAARQTGFAMIAAGSVQEEMDLAGVAHLSTIKSRVPFLAFFDGFRTSHEIQKIEAIEMEDMIPLVDQDALQEFRNRALNPENPVTRGTAQNPDIFFQAKESANKYYDAVPDIVADYMKEVSKITGREYKPFTYYGDPEAENIIIAMGSVTETIRETIDYLTAQGKKVGLVVVHLFRPFSAKYFMDALPKTVKRIAVLDRAKEPGAGGEPLFLDIRSHFFGKENAPVIVGGRYGLGSKDTTPSQILSVYENLEMNEPKGDFTIGIVDDVTFKSLPLKPEINMTPKGTYQAKFYGLGSDGTVGANKNSIKIIGDATDKSCQGYFQYDSKKSGGFTCSHLRFGDKPIRSTYLVTTPDFVACHVSAYINLYDVLKGLKKGGSFLLNSIWDEEETKERLPNAMKKYLAENEINFYIINGTKLGEEIGLGTRTNTIMQSAFFRITEVIPYEMAVDEMKKAIVKSYGKKGEHIVNMNYAAVEAGGKNVVKVEVPVEWKDIEVAENTNGESKRPEYIAKVVDVINGQRGDDLPVSTFEGAEDGTFPMGTAAYEKRGIAVNVPEWQAENCIQCNQCAYVCPHAAIRPFLLTEEETEAAPAGTEVRTATPAKMFNGLNFRIQVTVLDCTGCGNCADVCPSKEKALIMKPLDTQRGEIERWDYMVDKVSLKEKVVDKTKSVKNSQFAQPLFEFSGACAGCGETPYVKLITQLYGERMMVANATGCSSIYGGSAPSTPYCKHKDSGHGPAWANSLFEDNAEYGFGFAEGVQAQRDRIEVIMQTALGNGASDAEKEVFAEWIANKENANGSVVASKKVLEVIEGGKSEYAKEITKLKQYLVKKSVWVFGGDGWAYDIGYGGLDHVMASGQDINVLVMDTEVYSNTGGQSSKATPVGAVAKFAASGKKIRKKDLGAMMMSYGYVYVAQVAMGANQAQYFKALKEAEAYPGPSIIIAYSPCINHGLRGSMGRSQDEEKKAVTSGYWHLFRYNPLLEEEGKNPFQLDSKEPEWSKFQEFLNGEVRYTSLKKSFPAEADELFTAAEDNAKWRYNSYKRLAAMDFSKAEE; from the coding sequence ATGGCGAAACAAAAAAAATTCATCACATGTGACGGGAACTATGCAGCAGCATATATGAGTTACATGTTTAGCGAGGTAGCATGTATCTACCCCATCACGCCCTCGTCAACTATGGCAGAATATGTCGACGAGTGGGCGGCATTTGGAAAGAAAAATATGTTTGGACGCCCGGTGCGTTTAGCAGAAATGCAGAGTGAAGGTGGTGCTGCCGGTGCGGTTCACGGAGCACTTCAGTCGGGAGCATTGACTTCAACATATACAGCTTCTCAGGGATTATTGCTGATGATTCCGAACATGTACAAAATAGCCGGGGAATTATTACCAACTGTTTTCCATGTCAGTGCCCGTGCCCTTGCTGGTCATGCCCTTTCTATTTTTGGCGACCACAGTGATATTTACGCTGCCCGCCAAACCGGTTTTGCAATGATTGCTGCAGGCTCTGTTCAGGAAGAAATGGACTTAGCCGGCGTTGCTCACCTGTCTACAATAAAATCAAGAGTTCCTTTTCTGGCTTTCTTTGATGGTTTCAGAACTTCTCACGAAATCCAAAAAATCGAAGCCATTGAAATGGAAGATATGATTCCACTTGTTGATCAGGATGCATTACAGGAATTTCGCAATCGTGCGCTGAATCCTGAAAACCCGGTTACCCGCGGTACCGCGCAAAACCCTGACATCTTCTTTCAGGCCAAAGAATCGGCAAATAAATATTACGACGCCGTTCCTGACATTGTAGCTGACTACATGAAAGAGGTTAGTAAAATTACAGGAAGAGAATACAAACCATTCACCTATTATGGTGATCCTGAAGCTGAAAATATTATCATTGCAATGGGCTCGGTTACTGAAACCATTCGCGAAACAATCGATTATTTGACAGCCCAGGGTAAAAAGGTAGGTTTGGTTGTTGTTCATTTGTTCCGTCCTTTCTCAGCAAAATATTTTATGGATGCACTGCCAAAAACAGTAAAAAGAATTGCTGTTCTTGATCGTGCAAAAGAACCGGGAGCAGGCGGAGAACCGTTGTTCCTCGACATCAGATCTCATTTCTTCGGGAAAGAAAACGCACCGGTAATAGTTGGTGGTCGTTATGGTTTAGGTTCAAAAGATACTACACCATCACAAATTCTTTCTGTTTATGAAAACCTTGAAATGAACGAACCCAAAGGTGATTTCACTATTGGTATTGTTGACGATGTTACCTTCAAATCGCTTCCTTTAAAACCAGAAATCAACATGACACCCAAAGGTACTTACCAGGCCAAATTTTATGGTCTGGGTTCTGACGGTACAGTGGGTGCAAATAAAAACTCAATCAAAATCATTGGTGATGCTACAGATAAATCCTGCCAGGGTTATTTCCAGTACGACTCGAAAAAATCAGGCGGTTTTACATGTTCACACCTTCGCTTCGGGGATAAACCAATCCGATCAACTTACCTTGTAACCACTCCTGACTTTGTTGCATGTCACGTTTCTGCTTACATCAATCTTTACGATGTATTAAAAGGACTGAAAAAAGGCGGTTCTTTCCTTCTAAACTCAATCTGGGATGAAGAAGAAACTAAAGAACGTCTGCCCAATGCAATGAAAAAATACCTGGCCGAAAATGAAATTAATTTTTATATCATAAACGGTACAAAATTAGGTGAAGAAATTGGTTTGGGTACTCGCACCAACACCATTATGCAATCCGCTTTCTTTAGAATTACAGAAGTAATTCCTTACGAAATGGCAGTAGATGAAATGAAAAAAGCCATTGTTAAATCGTATGGTAAAAAAGGCGAGCATATTGTAAACATGAACTACGCTGCTGTTGAAGCAGGTGGCAAAAATGTGGTAAAAGTTGAGGTGCCGGTTGAATGGAAAGATATTGAAGTTGCTGAGAACACAAACGGTGAATCAAAACGTCCGGAATACATCGCCAAAGTTGTTGACGTAATCAACGGACAACGAGGCGACGATCTTCCTGTTTCAACATTTGAAGGAGCAGAAGACGGAACATTCCCGATGGGAACAGCTGCATATGAAAAACGTGGAATAGCAGTTAATGTTCCCGAATGGCAAGCTGAAAACTGTATTCAGTGTAACCAGTGTGCTTATGTTTGTCCTCATGCAGCAATTCGTCCCTTCCTCTTAACAGAAGAAGAAACTGAAGCTGCTCCGGCAGGAACAGAGGTAAGGACTGCAACTCCGGCCAAAATGTTCAACGGACTAAACTTCCGCATTCAGGTAACCGTACTCGATTGTACTGGTTGCGGGAACTGTGCAGACGTTTGTCCATCAAAAGAAAAAGCACTGATTATGAAACCACTGGATACTCAACGTGGTGAAATAGAACGTTGGGATTACATGGTTGATAAAGTCTCTCTGAAAGAAAAAGTAGTTGACAAAACAAAATCAGTCAAAAATTCACAATTTGCACAACCTTTATTTGAATTCTCCGGTGCTTGTGCCGGTTGTGGCGAAACTCCTTATGTAAAACTAATCACTCAGTTATACGGAGAGAGAATGATGGTGGCCAACGCAACAGGTTGTTCTTCCATTTATGGTGGTTCTGCTCCTTCAACTCCGTACTGCAAGCACAAAGATTCAGGACACGGACCGGCTTGGGCCAACTCACTATTCGAGGACAATGCTGAATACGGTTTTGGTTTTGCTGAAGGTGTTCAGGCACAACGTGACCGTATTGAAGTGATTATGCAAACTGCTTTGGGTAACGGAGCCAGTGATGCAGAGAAAGAGGTATTCGCTGAGTGGATTGCCAACAAAGAAAATGCTAACGGTTCAGTTGTTGCATCTAAAAAAGTGTTGGAAGTTATTGAAGGCGGCAAAAGCGAATACGCTAAAGAAATTACCAAATTAAAACAATACCTGGTCAAAAAATCAGTTTGGGTATTTGGTGGCGACGGATGGGCGTATGACATTGGTTATGGTGGTCTCGACCATGTTATGGCAAGTGGACAGGATATCAATGTTTTGGTAATGGACACCGAGGTATACTCAAATACAGGTGGGCAGTCATCAAAAGCAACACCGGTTGGAGCTGTCGCTAAATTTGCTGCATCAGGTAAAAAAATACGTAAAAAAGACCTTGGCGCAATGATGATGTCCTACGGATATGTTTATGTTGCTCAGGTGGCTATGGGAGCGAACCAGGCACAATATTTCAAAGCTTTAAAAGAAGCAGAGGCTTATCCGGGACCGTCAATCATAATTGCATACTCTCCGTGTATTAACCACGGTTTACGAGGCAGCATGGGACGCAGCCAGGATGAAGAGAAAAAAGCAGTTACTTCAGGATACTGGCACTTGTTCCGTTATAATCCGCTTCTGGAGGAAGAAGGTAAAAATCCTTTCCAGTTGGATTCAAAAGAACCTGAATGGAGCAAATTCCAGGAATTCCTGAATGGTGAAGTTCGGTATACTTCGTTGAAAAAATCGTTCCCTGCTGAAGCTGATGAACTGTTTACAGCAGCAGAAGATAATGCAAAATGGCGATATAATTCATATAAACGATTAGCAGCCATGGATTTTTCAAAAGCTGAAGAATAA
- a CDS encoding penicillin-binding transpeptidase domain-containing protein, which yields MKVILFVFFCFLSFLVCSQNDLMQPFKDCNVEGSITIYDYNGHKWISSDINDSHFQTLPASTFKILNSLILLEERLVKCENDIIKWPGDPDTLKYGYRPDIYRDMSLKEAYKLSAVWVYLELSKKVGKKKYKEYLSNCNYGNADLSVDDDDFWNFGHLGISPVNQIEVLVSIYEESLPFSKKSFKTLKEMMMEEKTDSYILRAKTGWTRDGGKDTGWWVGYVERENNVYFFATRLIKDRETLNPDFGRCRKEITRTILQQMNILE from the coding sequence ATGAAAGTTATATTGTTTGTCTTTTTTTGTTTTCTGTCTTTTTTAGTTTGTAGCCAGAATGATTTGATGCAACCTTTTAAAGACTGTAACGTTGAAGGCAGCATAACCATTTACGATTATAATGGGCACAAATGGATTTCAAGTGACATAAATGACAGTCATTTTCAAACACTGCCTGCTTCAACTTTTAAAATTTTAAATTCGCTTATCCTTTTGGAAGAGAGACTTGTTAAATGTGAAAACGATATTATTAAATGGCCCGGCGATCCCGACACCTTAAAGTATGGTTACCGTCCGGATATTTACCGGGATATGAGTTTGAAAGAAGCTTATAAATTGTCGGCGGTTTGGGTTTATCTGGAGTTGTCAAAAAAGGTCGGGAAAAAGAAATACAAAGAATATTTAAGCAACTGTAACTATGGAAATGCAGACCTTTCCGTTGATGACGACGATTTCTGGAACTTTGGGCATCTTGGCATTTCTCCGGTAAATCAAATCGAAGTATTGGTTAGCATTTATGAGGAGTCACTGCCGTTTTCAAAAAAATCTTTCAAAACACTTAAAGAGATGATGATGGAAGAAAAGACCGACTCTTATATTTTGAGAGCAAAAACCGGATGGACAAGAGACGGAGGGAAAGATACCGGCTGGTGGGTTGGTTATGTTGAAAGGGAAAATAATGTTTATTTTTTTGCCACCAGGCTTATAAAAGACAGAGAAACGCTAAATCCTGATTTTGGCAGATGTAGAAAAGAGATTACCAGAACTATTCTGCAACAGATGAATATTCTGGAATAA
- a CDS encoding GNAT family N-acetyltransferase, with translation MEFKIRPVRKSDYSDLIEMFKEFATFQQTPERMVNSVAEMEKEAEFLNGFVVETASGTIAGYATWFFAYFTWIGKSVYMDDLYVKPEYRGNGLGQKLINSVIQKAKQENCKRVHWQVSKWNKSAIGFYKKLGAVVDDVELNCDYLMI, from the coding sequence ATGGAGTTTAAAATACGACCTGTCAGGAAAAGTGATTATTCGGATTTAATTGAGATGTTTAAAGAGTTTGCAACATTTCAGCAAACGCCTGAGAGAATGGTTAATTCTGTTGCTGAAATGGAAAAGGAAGCTGAATTTTTGAACGGTTTTGTGGTCGAGACAGCTTCGGGAACTATTGCCGGATACGCTACCTGGTTTTTTGCTTATTTTACATGGATTGGCAAATCGGTTTATATGGATGATTTGTATGTGAAACCGGAATATAGGGGTAACGGATTAGGACAAAAACTAATCAATTCAGTTATTCAAAAAGCAAAGCAGGAAAATTGTAAAAGAGTACACTGGCAGGTGTCGAAGTGGAATAAGAGTGCCATTGGTTTTTATAAAAAGTTGGGTGCTGTTGTTGACGATGTGGAATTAAACTGTGATTACCTGATGATTTAG